aacttctcaggagcTGCAGAAGttacggatcaagctgatatttgtgttttcacttcatccaggtctacatgaacatatgaataagttggatggtaaaaaaacatcacattggcccttggagaggtttcaatggtgggtgtcattacaTCTACTGCATCCTTTAGCTTGGCTCAATGgagatttggacatgcttcattttttggatcatgccctaaatgataTGGTAATAGATGTGGACAGCATCTTACATGTTTACAGCACGCCGGACAGAGCTCTGCCCAGACAAATTACCAAGATAGGATGGAATCCGGAATCTACTTCCACAATAGGCAGTGATAtgtggacccacaatgatatatgtgtttttttcAATTACAAGCTTTGtcataaaatgataggaaaaaaaaaaggatcaacaacttagataaaaaaaataatattatcaGGCATCAAACACTTCCAGTAGGCATTTGGGTCCACCTTGTTTAGTCATTAAGAAGTGACGTAGGAAGTTTCTATGCttagaagctatgtgggcccacataattttCGTGGAaaatctattccattcatcttctttttcttttttcttttttttctttttttttttcaaatattggaacaaaaacttaaaaataagacatatccaaaATTCAATGAGTCATGCAACAGAAAACATAAAACACTATGGTTGAAACATTGGTGAGGTCATGAAAGTTTGGGATTAGCGGAAATGACCTTAAGAATGGTTTGAATGGCATGTGAATATTACATAGGCCCTTAGGGAGGCATTTTTctgcccactttttcctgtcaCGCGGCACACTCAATGGTTATTCCCCCCTCCCCCcaagcggatttcctgccaaagctttAAACTTAAAGTTCTTTCCAAAGGATTCTGAGTagggttcactgtgatgtttgtgagaaatcgaaTCTGTCGATCcaattttcaatatcattttaggacatgcaaaaaaaatgaagtgtacccaaaacttaaatgggccacaaaatgaagatttagtgaccaccattaaATCATTTATATAGCCACAAAATGTTTGTAAGTTTACGGTGCTTCCACTTTATCTCCGTGAAAATAactttataaatggtttggatggcatataataatcaaggtggagcctaggaaggtttcaatagtaggcattcatCTTTCCACTTTTTTCTCTCATTTGTCGTATTTAAATTTTTGATCCCCTTTGTTTTTttgtcttatgccctaaaataagtttgaAAAGTAGATGGACAGATGATTAGGTTTAATTTCTCGCAAACATTACAGCGCGTCCTACCCAGAATCCTTACGTAGGGACTTGATGTGAAAGGAAATCGGCGTCCCCTCAGGACCATGCTATTAAGGGTCTCCTGGGCTCCACATTTATGTATATAtccaaacaaatttcatattgatacaaaacttctttgAACCCcaggagggtttcaatggcagacgttcaatcccccactgctttttttagtgtggtccacttgaccgttagatctattttatttttcaccttGAGCATTaatatgagctggcaaaatggatggacagtttggatataacacatagctcatgatgtgacccacagaacttgctacaccagccaatccgcttccatccataaggtgggccaaTTAATTGGTGAGTCCGGATTGATGGCCATTTCCTATCAACTTGAGTTACGAGGTATTGTACAATGCTAGGAAGGACCACACCGTACAGTCCGTTGTAGCTTTCTTCTGTACACCTGGGGCCAACgtctcagtgatccaaaccgttggaatGATTGGATCCAGTATGAGTGTCCTATGACAAAAAAATCCCCCAAATTTCAAAATCATAGCAAAGAATGTTGGGTCTTCAATCtattgaatggtctagatcaccccACTGGAGCATCGTCCAATAACTCGCGTGAGTCGGAGAGATCCTTACAGCACACGTGTGGGACATCGGCTCCGTTCATTGGCTGTGGTCTGCTACGCACTTGCCTCTCCTAAGAATGAAGCTGCTTCATGAATCGACACACGTACGAtagaattaaaaaaagaaaagaaaagatagacTGCCTATACTCAAAGAACACAATTCCATCAGGACCATCACCCAACGAGTGGACGGCCCCGATTCTTGCGCGCAAATCCAGGAGCCTCGACCCGCGGgccgcggacgcggatttcctgccaaagcgtttgccaggaagttcctgcgcaaggattctagaTGGGTcccactgagatgtttatgagaaatccaaaccgtccatccgttttacgagatcattttaagacatgaccaAAATTACGgtgaatcaaaaactcaaatgggacacacaagaggaaacagtggggatttagtgaccaacGTCAACAATATTTCGTATCTGTCTaagtttttggtattttcacttcatcccagtgaaaatgaccttataaacggtttggatggcagataaacgttaatgtggagcctaggaaggtttcaacggtaggaattcatttccccactgtttcatcttgtatggcccagttgagttttggatacttcttattttttgttgcatgtcctaaaattagctcgaaaaatggatggacgggttcgatttatcataaacatcacggtggaccccaccttgcatcccagcgcaggaactttcgCCGCGACCCGCACACTCGTCTGAGGTTGTCACGTGTGCTGCgagtcttcttcttcattccgCTCGCTTGCGCGAGTCCTGTTGGTTTTCCTTGTCTCTCGTATTTACAGAACTGCCATTCCCCCGTTGTCACGTTTGCTGCGAGTCTTCTTCATCATTCCACTCGCTCGCGCGAGTCCTGTTGgttttcctctctctctgtctctctctcatttacagAACTGCCATCCCCCAGCAAACTTAAATTTCAAGGAATTGCCATTCCTCTCAGCATAAAACCTTCTCATCTCATCTCTCTctgaaaccctaaacctaattttCCTCGGAAAGATCGCATTTTTGCCATGTCATGGGGCTTAGGTTGGAAACGCCCCTCCGAAATTTTCCATCTCACCCTCAATTACGGTGACAACGACGATGCCATCCCCGCCGTCGATCCCCCTCCCCCCTCATCCAACGGTCCACACTTCCAGATCAACCTTGATTGGTCCGCCGGGGACGACGAGGAGCAGGTGGCCCTTCGCCTCCAATCCCAGCTCATGGTGGCCCTTCCTCCGCCTCAGGATTCCGTAGTCCTCAGCCTCACCCAGGGTGAGGAGGAGGATAGTGTTGGGGTCGACATGAAGGTGATCAGGATGAGGGAAGCCCTGCGGTCAATCACGATGTCGAAGACGGTCGGCTCCGGGCAGCAGAACGACGGGGTCGGGGTACTCACCAGGCTGCTGCGGTCGGAGCTGGCGCCGTTTGGCGCCGGCAAtgggtttctagggtttggcgAGCACTGGAAGAGCGTTACCGTGTTGAGTGTCTGTGGGTGCGGCTTGTCGGTGAGTGCTCTTCTGTTGCCCCATTGATTATTAAGAATGGTAGTATTATGAAATGAATGTACTTGTTATTGATCAGGACTGTTGATCTGGTTGGGCGACCGATCAATGGGTGGTAGGCTGAAAATTCTGATGAGTGTAAATTGTTCAGTTGTGAAATTTCCTTGGAGGATGTGCAcagcttttccttttcttttctcattctacattatttaatttttaaataatctTCAATGGTTATTAATTTGGGTGGATTggggaattgtttttttttttttttttccgaaagatTGGATTTGGGAACATTGAGATCATgtccccaaaaaaaaagaaaaaaaagaaaaaagaaagaaaacgaaaggaaaaaaaaacaggcCAGCATTTGGTACAGGCAGGGTATATCCTTCGGTGATCAGTACTAGTAATGAACCTAATAACATAAtcttaagaaaagaaaagaaaaagaacctAATAACATGATTGAAGAAAAAAGGCAAATTTTCTAGATAGACCACTTTGAAAGGAAAACTTCGTTACGATTATGATCAAGGAAATTTGGCCACATAATAGATAATGAAATTGTCCACAAGATGTTTATTCTATACCAACAAATCTTCCATTCCCAAGTCCAACACTGGGTTGCTGTGGTAACTTCCATGAAATGAAGAATGATGAGATTGACTGTGACTCATTAGTGGGAAAGAGGAACACCCTTGCAAATGTAATGCCTCTTGTTATTGAAGGATTCGAAACATATTGAAGTTCATATTTGGAGACAGATTGATGGGCAAAAAGGTCAGTATCAAGAATGAGTATCTGCTCTCAAAATGTGTTTCTTTCCACTGCAAATAGACTATAATTCTTGGAAATGGTCAGCTGCTTTTGTTGCAAAGCATTCATCTATCCAAGAATGAGCATCTGCTCTCAAAATAGGGTGTCTTTCCACTACAAACGGACCATATAATTCTTGGAAATGGACAGCTGCTTTTGTTGCAAAGCATTCATTTATCCAAGTACAAACTACTGGAAAATGGTTTCCTGAAGCTTTTTGAGGCAGTTGGCTGATCCTACTAGCAAGGGGATGCCAAGGATGCTTGTATTGAAACTGGCAACCTAAAAGGTGTATGATCCTGCAAGctgaggatttttatttttattttttttggtagtAGTAGTAAAGAAGGCTCTTTTGGGGTGTGTATTAGTTGGTTGGGGGTTCAGACTGGGTGGAATTGTGTCTAATCACTGGAAAGAACTTAAAGTAAGTAGAATAATGTTGTTGACATGTAGAGTGTGCGAGATCCTTTTTGGCTTTTAGCTTCTAGCTTCAGAGCTGTTTAAAGAATTTAAAACAATCCATATTAGAAAGACATGCCTGCATGCTTTTGCCCCTTATTTTGCTCGCAACGTCATCTAATTCAACAATAATTTGTGATATAAATATGCTCTGCCTGAATGAACAAAACATTGCGAAATCCATACCTGCTTACACATTACATGTGCCTGAAGCACTGATCCCCTGGGcttcagtatttttttttttttttgttgttatttttaCCTCATGATTCCTTCTATTGCTGGTAAATGATCTTCTTTCATTTTTGAGTTGAAGAAAAAATCATGTTGCCTGGAAACCAACATTTTGCTTGAAAATCCAATTTCATGATAAATATTTCATTTCTCAATAGATGGTTGCATATAAGCATATTTTGCAATAAGCCCGTTAATCGTGGACTTATTTTCAGGTATTGCCTGCTGAGTTAACTCGATTGCCGCTTCTTGAGAAGCTATATCTTGATAACAATAAGCTGACTGTTTTGCCTCCTGAGCTTGGTGAACTTAAAAATCTGAAAGTACTTAGAGTTGATAACAACATGCTGGTTTCAGTTCCAGGTAAACTTTAGATTTGTTCTGAAAATTACACAGAAGTGCGCTGATGTTGTTCAACATTCATCCCATtgttctgtttctttttttttttttcctttttaactgTTCAATTTCTCCGAGTGCATACTATTTTGTCTGACCATGTTATAACCGTCATGCAGTGGAACTCAGGCAGTGTGTTGGGCTGGTGGAGTTATCACTGGAATATAACAAATTGGTCCGCCCCCTTCTGGATTTCAGGTCATTCAATCGGCAATTAACTATTTGGTTATGCCTTCTGTTTTCATCCACTTTGAGTCCAAATCTAATGTTTGTCATGAGTTTAATGGCAGGGCTATGGCTGAGCTACGTGTTTTAAGGCTATTTGGTAATCCTCTTGAATTTCTTCCAGAAATTTTACCTTTGCACAAGCTCCGCCACCTGTCTCTGGCAAATATCAGAATTGAAGCTGATGATAATTTAAAGTCTGTAGATGTGCGAATTGAGGTAATAATTGAAAGACAGTGGCGTTAATGGGCTCTGTTTGAATACCTCTATCCTTGTTGTGTAAAAACCTGTTTTGCTGATTGCAGGTGGACAACAGCTCTTATTTCGTTGCATCTAGACACAAACTGAGTGCtttcttctctcttattttcCGGTTTTCCTCTTGTCATCACCCTTTGCTCGCATCTGCATTGGCCAAAATCATGCAAGATCGTGCCAACCGCACAGCGATTGGCAAAGATGAAAATGCTGTTCGACAGCTTATAAGCATGATAAGCAGTGAAGAACGTCACGTGGTATGTGGATAAAACTTGCACTATGATCTTCAACCCAAGGTTTACATGTCCTTGGGGATTTCAGTTTGTGCATGTGAGGCACATTATTCAGTCATGCATGAAATTGATCTCgcaggccctccatggatgtacCACACCCCAAAAGTTTCCCCTAACCATTTTTTATTTCACCAATTTTCAGTTAAATGCTGATAGTTGCCGTGTTTTTTTCTCAACCCTCCATTTGGAGGCCACCAGtggaagggttaggattgtttcATCTAGGAGATCTTTGGTCTTGTAGATCCGCTGTCAATGGTTAGAACTACTAGACCATGGGCCACACTTGCACAAACTAGAAAGCCCAGGATGAATACATATATCTCAGGTCATGGGATATATAATTCCTCTTAGTTGGATGAACTTTTGCTTTTGCCATTAACACAATGTGTTTTGTCTTGGTTCCATCATGTTGTAGGTTGAACAAGCATGTTGTGCTCTTTCATCGCTTGCAGCAGATGTGTCTGTGGCAATGCAGTTGATGAAGTCTGATATCATGCAACCCATTGAATCAGTTCTGAAATCAGTCGACCAAGAAGAACTAATTTCTGTGCTGCAAGTTGTGGTCAACTTAGCATTTGCCTCTGATATTGTAGCTCAAAAGATGCTGACTAAAGATGTACTGAAATCACTAAAAGCATTGTGCGGACATAAAAATGCAGAGGCAAGTTCAGTGCAGCATGTTCATTGACTTTGCTAAGTCCAGATGCACCTTTACATGTGGCGAAGTAGTGTGTGGCATTCGAACTGTGCATAGGGTAGGCCTCGCCATGTAGACCGTGTCCTCCAAAGTCAGGTCTGTCCACTCATCCAGGGGAGCCATATGGTTATGTCCAATGCGGACCTTTGACATTtttttgaaccatccatttctccataCATGTGTGGTCATCTGTCCACCTGACAAGTTGAACTGCCTGATCTTAGGGCCAGGTCAAttacatggtgggttccacttgcTGCATGGGTCTGATGCTCGCTGCACATGCCAGGTTGGCAGGCTTGGTCACATGCAGAGATGCATGTGCACTTAATAGAGCTCTGTCTATAAGTTACACATTTTTCCACGAGAATTGCTGATGGTACCTTCCATTAGGTGCAACGACTTGCACTTTTTTCTGTTGGGAATTTAGCTTTCTGCTTGGAGAATCGACGGGCTTTAGCCACTTCTGAAAGCTTGCGTGAGCTTCTCGTGCGCCTAACAGTCACGGCTGAGCCACGTGTGAATAAAGCTGCAGCACGTGCTTTGGCAATTCTTGGTTTGTTTCTTGGATCTCATGTTTCTGAGTAAGCTTCCTTCTGTATGTTCTAATTGTATCTGTCTGTCTTGTATGCCTATTTAGGAGAGAATGAGGTTCTGCGACGAGCAATAAGAGGAAGGCAGATAGGGAAGCAGGGATTGCGCATACTCTCAATGGATGGGGGTGGTATGAAAGGTCTGGCAACTGTCCAGATTCTTAAACGAATTGAACAGGGAACAGGGAAGCATATCCATGAGATGTTTGATCTTATATGCGGTACATCCACTGGTGGCATGCTTGCTATTGCTCTTGGGATGAAACAAATGACCTTGGATCAGTGTGAGGAAATATACAAGAAACTTGGTAGGTACAGAGTGATGCGATATTTTCAAGATAGGTTCACTATACGATGCTCATTTGGAAAAAAATGGAATTTATTTGTCAGACTCAACAATTGTACTGGAGGGGCGCATCTTTGGTGATTCTGCGCATCCGCTGCACCTATGATTGGACAAGCTATGCCCAATATTTGACCTATTAGATGATCCTATCAATCTTATTGGTGGCTTGTAAACAGCCAAATGGTCCACATTAATGTGGCCATTCAGACAGCTTGGATCTTTAATGGGCAGATCTTTGGGGCATCTCCCATCCAGTTTAGGGCCCACGGTACTAGTGGTTTGGACAAAGTAAAAAAAATGGTTTGGGCAAAGaaaaggtgtgccccacatgcaCATTTTGTTGGCTGGGTAAATTGCTCAATATGTTTCCTTTACCAGACATGCCATGTTTCATTTATTTACAGAATTCCAGTATATCATTGGCGATTTGTGGCTACCCAGGAAAAGTTGTATTTGCGGACCCTGTCCCAAAGGACAATGAAGCTGCAACATGGAGAGAGAAGCTGGATCAACTTTACAAGAGTTCATCACAGAGCTTTAGAGTCGTTGTCCAGGGGTCTAAAGTCCGcaaaaataatttatatattttttcttatttgtttCTGGCCACAGGAAACCTTACCATGAATTCTATTGCAGCATAATGCGGATGAGTTTGAGAGGTTGCTGAAAGAGATGTGTGCTGATGAAGATGGTGACCTTCTAATAGAGTCAGCTGTGAAAGGCATTCCCAAAGTTTTTGTTGTGGCAACGCTTGTCAGCGTGGTGCCAGCTCAGCCGTTTGTCTTCCGAAACTATCAGGTCCATTCATTTACTAGCGTGCTTCTAAGTTGTTCTATGTGAACGTATTCTCATTCTCATTCAGATGAACAATTGCTCCTTGGGtcatattttttattcttttgcacCAATGTTTCTTATGAGAATTCAGACGCCCAAATCCATCAAAATTTGTAACCTGTTTAGAATCTTAGTTTTGTAAAACATAGTGATGGTTTACCATTGCATAAAATTTTTTGAGGGTAAGTGCTGTGCTTCACATATAAGAAAACAAAGAACTACAAAGGACTTGTGTACAGTCAACAAGAAACATCATTGCTGGCAGTATTAACAGTGTTAGGATGAGCAACTCCTATGAATTCTTGATATTCATCCATGGCAGATTTATTTAAACTATCTGCTAGGCAATAGCCTCCTAAAAATCATGATCAATGAAGGGATCTACAAGGGTAGTGTCTAATAGTTGTGGAATATTATCCATTATTGCTGGTTCATTGCTACTATTACAATAACATTTGATTGTTAGCTCAGAATTTCATTCAGTCTCAAGTTTATCGGTTTCTAGTTTGATAATTCCCACTATAGTGCTATTGGAATAATTTGAGACTATATCAGGGCCCTGTATTGCTGCCTTTATAAGGGGCATCACTGAATTTTCCAGTAATCAGGGAGAAAATAACCGGACCCGAGATGGGATGCAAAGGATCATAGGAAGATAACGAAGGTTGTAGGAAGAAACCCCATCAATCCTCTAGCTGAATGCGAGAGACTGAAAGCGCCATCTCCAGATCTTCCAAAAGCACACGCCAAAGAAAAGAAAcccaattttttatttcttcatgtcAAAAACTGCATCACATGTCCAAAGTGatgccttatataggctcaacaAAGAGGAACCCCTAAACATAGGAGAAAAGACTAAGATACCCCTAAAATTCATCACAACTCTATGGGCCTTatgtagatgggccacaagtCAAACAGTATCGGAATTGCATAATCTTCAGCTCGCTTGAAAGATAGCTCAGTAGGCCATCAAATGGGACCAATATCATGTCATTCTAACAATCATTTGATGCTCCAAAAGTGGTCCATCAGAAATACGACAAGAATATGAAAgaaaattattaaataattacTCTATTCAAGCAGGCAAGGTGGTCTGGAACATTCAAAGCAGAAGAAACCTGGAGGACTGGGAGATCACTGAATTTGTGGAgctcatggaatgcatttagcCTGTTTTTCCTAATCACAAGCGTGAGGATAACATCATCTGGAAGGCAGACAAATCGTCTGTCTTCACGGTCAGATCGTTGTTCAAACAAATATCGACCCCCGATGGTAACTCCTCTCCTCAGAACCATCACTTCATATGGAAATATGATGTTCCTACTAAGTTACACGTTTTCGGATGGCTGGCTGGAAACAACAGAATTCTCACTTTGGACAACCTTCGGAAAAGAGGAATGATTCTTCCTAATGTCTGCATATGCTGCCTGTCCTCTGAAGAAACTGTGGACCACTTGCTGATCCATTGCCTGTTCGCCTACTCCATTTGGACTGAGATTGTCTCTTGCTTCAAGGTCTGCTGGTGCTTTCCTAGAAATGCGGACATGCTTCTAAAGGCATGGCATGGCGTTAGAATGGACAAACCAAAATCTCGGATCTGGCCGATGGCAATTTTGGCCACCTGGTGGGCTGTTTGGACTGAAAGAAACAACCGCTGTTTTCGGAACGATTCGAAGCCTTATCACTTAGTCTCCTCCTTTGTTAAATGTTTAATTGCGGAATGGGCTTCCCATACGGATGGGTGTAATGTCGATCTTTCCTTTCTAGCGTCCTAATtggttctgctatctcagcagctcCTATCTGTAGCTTTTTCTCCCCCTTTAATTCaagttatttttcaaaaaaaaaaaaaattaaataattatgtACTAAATCTTACCCTAAACTAATTAAAACATCAAACCTTATAAATTTAATGACCCCTCGTTTTCTCCCATAGGCCGACATTGCAAGCCAAATGTTGATCTCATCCAATTCATCATCAGACTATGGATTTGGTCCAAATCATCAATCAAGAAAATCTGTATGGTTGGATTGGTGAGATCTTTGATCAACCAACTTGTGTAGCCATTGGTTGCATCAAAAGCTTGGCTCAGTACTGTTTCAAGTCATTCAGTTGCTTATTTATCATGGCTGCGAGTCAAAACAGATCTCCTTTGAGCCATTAAAAAGATGAGATCTTGTTTGAATTAAAACAATTAAGCATCAATAGATCTAACCCATTTTAAGGCTTGGAAGGAATTAAGTCTTTCAGGCTCAGTACTGTTTCAAGGATGCTCATTGTTGAGTGGGCTTCTAGTGTCTCTAAGGTTAGGGTAGGGATTGTAATTTCGATTTCCTTGGGTTGTAGTGGGTCGCCTTCTCGGCGTTTCATCTCTTTGTAGTTTGCTTTGTttgtttttaaataaaattttcgtcatctttccaaaaaaaaaaaaaaaaaaaacctctcagGCTCACGAATATTGGAACAATCAGGTAAAAGGAGTTACTTCAGTAGGGCGATGGGAACTGCTTTGCTTGGCTGATGTGCTGACATTTATACTTTATTTATGTCCTAATATATGCGTGCAACTATATCCTGGATGTTAAATCTAAGAGTAATAATCATATTTTGTAATTGCAGTATCCTTCTGGTACACCAGAGATGCCTTTAGGAACGGGAGATGCTCTGATGATTAGTGGGGTTGGAGCAACTGCTAGACGTGGTGCTTTCATTGGAAGTTGCAAGCATCATATATGGCAGGCCATAAGAGCATCGTCTGCTGCTCCATATTATCTCGATGATTACTCTGATGGTATTCTTATCCTTCTCTTCGGGTtccaaattttcttttttctttattactGTAAACTTTGCTTCATCTGACTTCTATATTAGCTTATTTCCAAATATCATTTATGAACTTGGAGTTTGAGCTATCTATACTGTCATCTCTCTTTTTGGTCCTAATAATTGCATCTTTTTCTATCATTTGTTTCAGATGTAAATCGTTGGCAGGATGGAGCTATTGTAGGAAATAATCCGGCCATTTTTGCCATAAGAGAAGCACAACTTCTGTGGCCTGATACTCGAATCGACTGTCTGGTTTCTGTGGGATGCGGTTCTGTTCCAACAAAGGTATGGGAAGAACTGCCATTTGTTGTGTTTGATGTTATTTTGGTTACAGCTACCACGTTGCACGGGGAATGGGTATTAGCTCTGGCAATATTGGGAACCACTGATGTCCATGTTTTTCTCAGAAATCTCTCAAAAGCAGCAGTGGAATTCCATGATCAGGATCTATTCGTAGAAACTAGAAACACAAATATGAATGGAAACACAGTGAAGCCTTGTTGGAAACCCGAATGTGTCATCATCAATATAAATAGCAGTAATTATCTGCTAACAGCACTTCCATGAGGAGGTTATAATGTCCTCAAAGCTTTTAAATGATACATGCAGTAGCCAATCATCTCCAGACTCAATTCATTCATACCCATAACAGATTTTATTATTTAGTTACTTAGTCACAAAAATCACACCGATCCTGTGATTCTAAACATCCGTTCAATGGCAAAAAAAGATAATTAGTCAAGATTGAGCAGAGAAAAAATTAGGTTGAATCATCATGTTGAAAATATATCCATCCATTAGGCCCCACCGTTGATTACTTGTGATTCTAAGATGCATTTTTGTaatcttcaaaaaaagaaaaacgaaaatAAAGAAGAAACTTTCTTGTCAGATGATGCTAACCATCCGATGTATGTCTTGTAGAAACTGATAGTTATAACAAAATGACTAAGTTGAAGGGTTATGATTATCTGATTGTATGATTGTTGCATCATGGCTTGCAAGTAGTTCTATGGAACAAATGGATAGTCTGGAACAATGATGTGCTCTCCTTTGTGTCATTTAAGAGCTTTGGGGGCATTCCAAGCATCCGTAGGATGGTGGGTGTGGTAGCATTAGCATTTAACACATTATAATTATAGGAGACCGGGTCCAGAATTATCAATCTTAGTTATCGATCACTCGGTGTCTGACATGGATGAGAACTGTACCTTCCATCTGTTTGGCCCTTTTGTGTACAGGGCTTATACCAAAAATCACATTCATTAGAGTGCTCTAGAGGATTATAAATAGGTGGTTGGAAACAGTCCAACAAACAGCTGGCATTTGATGGACAAATGTCCTCTAATCAGtggctaggatcatttgaatGGTATATTTTTCACATGTCCTATCCATCGCAAAGCACTATAGGTGAACATCCCAGATCTCATGCCTTGGTACATGTGTACCACATGACTGGAGATTGACTATAGATGAACAGCCCAAATCTCTTTCACGTGTGTGACATGACTGCATATCGATTGCTTCGCAACTAAAATATCAGCAGTTATCGAtggatactctctctctctctctctctctctctctctctctctctcaaacacatTTAGAAATGTGGATAGTTACCCTACAACATGCACGTGTATGCACATGCCCAAATTTGGGAAATTATCAAGTTCAAGTGTGCTCACCACATTTATGGTGCAAAAGTTTGCTGTcgggcacaccgtgatgtgttgatgaaatccactccgaccatcatgCACACCCTCTCATTTTTAATCATGAGTCCAGAATCAGGCCAGTCTatgactcgggtgggccatatgagCAGGAACAGTTGAGAGGGGATGCCTGCCTTTGGTTCTTGTAGGGTGCTCACCGTGTtgtgtatataccatccaatccattgatatccAACATCTGCCCCATATGATGGCAGGCCATCATGAaatttgggtggggcccaacaagACTTAAGGGTGTCCCGTCCTAACTTTTCTTGCTcgtttggcccacctgacttttgcattggcttgaattttgggcccatggctaAACAGGGAGGGCGTGCATGATGGTCAGAGTAGGCGCCATCAACACACATGGTGGGATCTACAACACTTGTTTGCACCATTGTGTGTTGAAAACATTTGCACGAAGATAATATCCTCATGAAAATGGGTAGT
This region of Magnolia sinica isolate HGM2019 chromosome 1, MsV1, whole genome shotgun sequence genomic DNA includes:
- the LOC131239654 gene encoding phospholipase A I isoform X1 produces the protein MSWGLGWKRPSEIFHLTLNYGDNDDAIPAVDPPPPSSNGPHFQINLDWSAGDDEEQVALRLQSQLMVALPPPQDSVVLSLTQGEEEDSVGVDMKVIRMREALRSITMSKTVGSGQQNDGVGVLTRLLRSELAPFGAGNGFLGFGEHWKSVTVLSVCGCGLSVLPAELTRLPLLEKLYLDNNKLTVLPPELGELKNLKVLRVDNNMLVSVPVELRQCVGLVELSLEYNKLVRPLLDFRAMAELRVLRLFGNPLEFLPEILPLHKLRHLSLANIRIEADDNLKSVDVRIEVDNSSYFVASRHKLSAFFSLIFRFSSCHHPLLASALAKIMQDRANRTAIGKDENAVRQLISMISSEERHVVEQACCALSSLAADVSVAMQLMKSDIMQPIESVLKSVDQEELISVLQVVVNLAFASDIVAQKMLTKDVLKSLKALCGHKNAEVQRLALFSVGNLAFCLENRRALATSESLRELLVRLTVTAEPRVNKAAARALAILGENEVLRRAIRGRQIGKQGLRILSMDGGGMKGLATVQILKRIEQGTGKHIHEMFDLICGTSTGGMLAIALGMKQMTLDQCEEIYKKLGKVVFADPVPKDNEAATWREKLDQLYKSSSQSFRVVVQGSKHNADEFERLLKEMCADEDGDLLIESAVKGIPKVFVVATLVSVVPAQPFVFRNYQYPSGTPEMPLGTGDALMISGVGATARRGAFIGSCKHHIWQAIRASSAAPYYLDDYSDDVNRWQDGAIVGNNPAIFAIREAQLLWPDTRIDCLVSVGCGSVPTKVRKGGWRYLDTGQVLIESACSVDRVDEALNALLPMLPEIHYFRFNPVDERCGMELDETDPTNWLKLEAATEEYIQDQSQAFTEVCERLVPTHFNEEKWSEKSKPQNFPRTKLSNTVLDERSPLLGWRRMVLLVESYYSPDSGKAIHHVRSLETFCARNGIRFSLMNKVAGFSKPAASVSTPFASPLFTGSFPSSPLLCSPELGPQRMNRIDLVPPLSLDGFQTGKAPFSPPKSPSGIRQLSVPAQALHEKLQNLPQVGIVHLALQNDSIGSILSWQNDVFVVAEPGELADRFLQSVKLSLSSTMRGHSRKDTSALTKILTMADLVAYRPYFQVGGILHRYIGRQTHVLEDDQEIGAFMFRRTVPATHLTSDDVRWMVGAWRDRIIICTGKCGPAPSLVKAFLDSGAKAVISSSAEPPEMHPSVFHGLADFNGMENGRFVIGDEDAEDEEPEPASPVSDWEDSDPEKAEHPSSCRDDDEEDLSSFICLLYDALFREGARMDVALQHALSSHPKLRYTCHLPNTY